From a region of the Erythrobacter neustonensis genome:
- a CDS encoding XrtA system polysaccharide chain length determinant — protein MSEIFDELRAALWSVWNRRWIAILVAWGVCLAGWLAVSMIPNKYESKARVYVDVQDVLSKQLGIAGDGKEEILRVRQTLSSAKNLEKVVTATQLGEGLSGRGAIDAAIADLEKRVKVTSEQDNLFEITAEIGKSDFTDAQNAVLARDVVQKLLDILREEHILGNRAGITSAIDDLDRQLGERKAELEQAEQRRLAFEAQYPDLVGGSDSLSSKVQQARAELRDVEADLAAAQSGLAAISGQISSTPRTVVGGRDATGPRAALQQAQTQLAELRARGLTDSHPDVVSTTRQVAILSRQAAAAGDDAGGAPNPAYASLVAIRSERQASVESLQARRAALQSNAAGLIASQASEPAVAAEANRISRDYDVLRKNYEKLLEDREALRTRGQVEDKASQFRFDIIQQPGVPQKPAAPNRPLLLLGVLIAGIGAGVAVAYGLSQLKSSFATPQKLERALDLPVIGAISLTVSDAARAVEARRLKQFGGACAGLAAMFVILLAIEFVSVGAMA, from the coding sequence ATGAGCGAGATCTTCGACGAATTGCGCGCGGCGCTCTGGTCGGTCTGGAACCGGCGCTGGATCGCGATTCTGGTCGCCTGGGGCGTGTGCCTGGCAGGCTGGCTCGCGGTCTCGATGATTCCCAACAAGTACGAATCCAAGGCGCGCGTCTATGTCGATGTGCAGGATGTGCTTTCCAAGCAGCTCGGCATCGCCGGGGACGGCAAGGAAGAGATCCTGCGCGTGCGCCAGACGTTGTCGAGCGCAAAGAACCTCGAAAAGGTGGTCACCGCGACGCAGCTTGGCGAGGGCTTGAGCGGGCGCGGTGCGATCGATGCGGCGATCGCCGATCTGGAAAAGCGGGTGAAGGTCACGAGCGAGCAGGACAACCTGTTCGAAATCACCGCCGAGATCGGGAAAAGCGATTTCACCGACGCGCAGAATGCCGTGCTGGCGCGCGACGTGGTGCAGAAGCTGCTCGACATCCTGCGCGAGGAACACATCCTCGGCAACCGCGCCGGGATCACCTCGGCAATCGATGACCTCGACCGCCAGCTCGGCGAACGCAAGGCCGAGCTTGAGCAGGCCGAACAGCGCCGTCTGGCGTTCGAGGCGCAGTACCCCGATCTGGTCGGCGGCTCGGACAGCCTGTCGAGCAAGGTTCAGCAGGCCCGCGCCGAACTGCGCGATGTCGAAGCCGATCTGGCCGCCGCGCAAAGCGGGCTGGCGGCGATTTCCGGGCAGATTTCGAGCACGCCGCGCACCGTCGTCGGCGGACGCGATGCCACCGGGCCGCGCGCCGCGCTCCAGCAGGCGCAAACCCAGCTGGCCGAACTGCGTGCACGCGGGCTGACTGACAGCCACCCCGATGTCGTCTCGACCACCCGGCAGGTCGCGATCCTTTCGCGTCAGGCGGCTGCTGCAGGCGATGATGCGGGCGGCGCGCCCAACCCGGCCTATGCCTCGCTGGTCGCGATCCGCAGCGAACGCCAGGCAAGCGTGGAATCGCTTCAGGCGCGGCGCGCGGCGTTGCAGAGCAATGCCGCAGGACTGATCGCCAGTCAGGCAAGCGAGCCTGCGGTCGCTGCCGAAGCCAACCGCATCAGCCGCGATTATGACGTGCTGCGCAAGAATTACGAAAAGCTGCTCGAAGACCGCGAGGCGCTGCGCACGCGCGGGCAGGTCGAGGACAAGGCGAGCCAGTTCCGGTTTGACATCATCCAGCAGCCTGGTGTTCCGCAAAAGCCGGCCGCGCCCAACCGTCCGCTCTTGCTGCTCGGCGTGCTGATTGCAGGGATCGGGGCAGGGGTGGCGGTCGCTTATGGGCTGAGCCAGCTCAAATCGAGCTTCGCCACGCCGCAAAAGCTCGAACGCGCGCTCGATCTGCCGGTGATCGGGGCGATTTCGCTGACCGTGTCGGATGCCGCCCGCGCGGTCGAAGCGCGGCGCTTGAAGCAATTTGGCGGGGCCTGCGCCGGGCTTGCCGCAATGTTCGTGATTCTGCTCGCGATCGAGTTCGTCTCGGTCGGGGCGATGGCCTGA
- a CDS encoding XrtA/PEP-CTERM system exopolysaccharide export protein: MLQFPSISRLALVSGLAAMLAACGGAGQELPAASYAAGSIAPSEEYTIGPLDEITIHVWRNPELSADKVRVRPDGRLTIPLVQDIPAVGKTATQLQEYIAGELAKYIEQPIVSVIVNTPEGNFNQQVRIIGATPQPASLPFRANMTVLDAMIAVGGLNEFAAGNRAKLIRLDSGKGAQAEYRLRLSDLIRKGDASANVMLKPGDTIIIPESRF, translated from the coding sequence ATGTTGCAATTTCCGTCTATCAGCCGCCTTGCCCTTGTCAGCGGGCTTGCCGCGATGCTCGCCGCGTGCGGTGGGGCTGGCCAGGAACTTCCTGCAGCCAGCTACGCCGCGGGCAGCATTGCCCCGTCCGAGGAATACACCATCGGCCCGCTCGACGAGATCACGATTCACGTCTGGCGTAACCCCGAGCTCAGCGCCGACAAGGTCCGCGTGCGCCCCGATGGCCGGCTGACGATCCCGCTGGTGCAGGACATCCCGGCGGTGGGCAAGACCGCAACCCAGTTGCAGGAATACATCGCGGGCGAACTGGCGAAATATATCGAGCAGCCGATCGTGTCGGTGATCGTCAACACGCCCGAAGGCAATTTCAACCAGCAGGTGCGGATCATCGGCGCCACGCCGCAACCGGCCTCGCTGCCGTTCCGGGCGAACATGACCGTGCTCGACGCGATGATCGCGGTGGGCGGGCTCAATGAATTTGCGGCCGGAAATCGGGCCAAGCTGATCCGTCTCGACAGCGGGAAGGGCGCGCAGGCCGAATACCGGCTGCGCCTGTCCGATCTGATCCGCAAGGGCGATGCGAGCGCAAACGTGATGCTGAAGCCCGGCGACACGATCATCATCCCCGAGAGCCGGTTCTAG
- a CDS encoding pyridoxal-dependent decarboxylase, exosortase A system-associated, producing MKPVGPIPPGFDAIDGELAISGRRASEWVAQAGRTPLFVYSKAMIDARVAQLRAHLPARVGLNYAVKANPHPAVIAHMAPLVDGFDIASAGELALCVAAGIDPRRISFAGPGKRDEELEAAIGAGVTLNCESEGEGMRALAIGQRLGIAPRIAVRVNPSFVMTGSGMKMGGGAKQFGVDAERVPALARQLIAQGAEWRGLHIFTGSQTLSADAIIEAQGNVLDLAAALTEEIGHGCPKLNMGGGLGIPYFPGDTPVDLARVGDALTARVAALPGALADTALCLELGRYLVGEAGVYLARIIDRKISHGATFLVTDGGLHHQLAASGNFGTVVRRNYPSAIATQYGAEPTEEVNIVGCLCTPLDRLADNAMMPHADVGDLVAIFCAGAYGATASPSAFLGHGPAAELLV from the coding sequence ATGAAGCCCGTTGGCCCGATCCCCCCCGGTTTTGACGCGATCGATGGCGAACTTGCCATCTCAGGGCGCCGTGCGAGCGAATGGGTGGCCCAGGCCGGCCGCACCCCGCTGTTCGTCTATTCAAAGGCGATGATCGATGCGCGGGTCGCGCAGCTGCGCGCCCATCTGCCGGCGCGCGTGGGGCTGAATTACGCGGTCAAGGCGAACCCGCACCCGGCGGTGATCGCGCATATGGCGCCGCTGGTGGACGGGTTCGATATCGCCTCGGCAGGCGAGCTTGCGCTGTGCGTGGCTGCCGGGATCGACCCGCGCCGGATCAGCTTTGCAGGGCCCGGCAAGCGCGACGAGGAACTCGAGGCGGCGATCGGCGCGGGCGTCACGCTCAATTGCGAGAGCGAGGGCGAGGGGATGCGCGCGCTCGCGATCGGACAGCGGCTTGGCATCGCGCCGCGCATTGCGGTGCGGGTCAATCCGTCTTTCGTGATGACCGGATCGGGCATGAAGATGGGCGGCGGGGCCAAGCAGTTCGGGGTCGATGCCGAGCGCGTGCCTGCGCTCGCCCGGCAGCTGATCGCGCAAGGGGCCGAATGGCGCGGCCTGCATATCTTCACCGGAAGCCAGACATTGTCCGCCGATGCGATCATCGAGGCACAGGGCAATGTGCTCGATCTTGCCGCTGCGCTGACCGAGGAGATCGGCCATGGCTGTCCCAAGCTCAACATGGGCGGCGGTCTGGGCATCCCCTATTTTCCGGGGGATACACCGGTCGATCTGGCACGCGTGGGCGATGCCTTGACGGCGCGGGTGGCGGCTCTGCCCGGAGCACTGGCGGACACCGCCCTGTGCCTCGAACTGGGACGTTATCTGGTGGGCGAGGCGGGGGTCTATCTTGCCCGCATCATCGACCGCAAGATCAGTCACGGGGCGACATTCCTCGTCACCGACGGCGGGCTGCATCACCAATTGGCCGCATCGGGCAATTTCGGCACGGTGGTGCGGCGCAATTATCCCTCTGCGATTGCAACACAATACGGGGCGGAGCCGACAGAGGAAGTGAACATCGTCGGCTGTCTTTGTACACCATTGGACCGGCTCGCCGACAACGCGATGATGCCTCATGCCGATGTGGGCGATCTGGTCGCGATCTTTTGTGCCGGGGCTTACGGCGCGACCGCCAGTCCCAGTGCATTTCTGGGTCATGGGCCTGCCGCCGAATTGCTGGTCTAG